The Microcella sp. genome includes the window GCACGGGCCCGATGCCGTGCCACAGTGCGAGTGCGTACGGCTCTGACTCGCTCGCATCGAAGAGCGCGGGGTACCCCATGAGGCCCGTGCCCGCCATGGGAGCGAGCGGCCCGAGGGCGAGGCCCGTGACGGCGAGCACGGTGGGTGCGAGCACGAATCGCTTGCTCATCGTCTCGAGCGACGTGACGTCGTCGACGTGCGTCTTTCGCGCGAACGCACCCCAGAAGAACCGGATGCTGTACGCGACGGTGATCGACGAGCCCACGACGACGCCCACGAGGGCGATCGTGCCCCACAGCTGCTGCTCGCCGCCGCCCATGGCCTCGGCGAGCAGGCCGTGCAGCACCGTCTCTTTCGCGACGAAGCCGAACAGGGGCGGCAGCCCCGCCATCGATGCGAGCGCCACGGCGGTTACGATGGCGAGCACGGGCGAACGTCGGCCGAGCCCACTGAGCCGACGAAGGTCGCGCGTGCCCGCCTTGTGGTCGATGATGCCGACGACGAGAAACAGTGATCCCTTGTAGAGCGCGTGGGCGAGCAGTAGCGCGAGCGCGGCGAGCGCCGTGTCGCGCGTGCCGAAGCCCGCGACGACGGTGAGAAACCCGAGCTGACTCACGGTGCCGTAGGCGAGCAGCAGCTTGAGGTCGGTCTGCTTGAGGGCCGCCCAGCCCCCGAGCAGCATGGTCGCGAGCCCGAGCGTCACGAGCACCTCTCGCCACCCGGGCACCTCGATGAACGCCGGTGCCATGCGGGCGAGCAGGTAGATGCCGGCCTTGACCATGGCTGCAGCGTGCAGGTATGCGCTCACGGGGGTCGGCGCGGCCATGGCTCCCGGCAACCAGAAGTGCAGCGGCACGATCGCCGACTTCGAGAGCGCACCGACGAGCACGAGATACACCGACACGGTCGTGAGCGTCGAGGCAGGTGTGCTCTCGAGGATGACGCTCAGGTTCGACGAACCGGCCTGCCCTGCGAGCAGCACGAGGCCGACGAGCATGACGAGCCCGCCGAGGGTCGTCGTGATGAGAGCCTGCAGCGCGGCTCCACGACTCGCTCTGCGGTGCATGTAGTGACCGACGAGCAAGTACGAGAAGACGCTCGTGGCCTCCCAGAACACGAACAGCAAATAGACGTCGTCGGCGACGACGAGGCCGTACATGGCGCCCGCGAAGGCGAGCAGCACGGCAGCGAATCGGCCGAGGCCCGGTTCGTCGCTGCGAAAGTAGGAGGCGCAGTAGAACATGACGAGGCTGCCGATGCCCGTGACGATGAGGGCGAGCACCCACGACAGCGTGTCCATGCGCATGTCAAGCGTGAACTGCAACTGAGCAATCCAGGTCACGCGCTCGACGGGCAAGCGCTCGATCTCACCGGCGAGCACGGCAGGCGCCTGCAGCAGGGTGTGCGCGAAGGCTCCCAGCGAGACGAGCGACGCGACCCAGAACACGCGAGAACCCATGGAGCGCGCGAGCAATGGCAGCAGCATTGCGGCAACACCGATCACCGCAAGGACAGCGATCATGCGTCCTCCCTCGGTGTCGGCAGTTCGGCAAGGGGGTAGGGCGTCACGTGCGACAGACGGTGCGTCGCCGGATGGCTCAATTCTATCTGTCTCGGCTGCGCGCCGATGACACGCCGGTCAGCGCTGCGAGCGGGCCTCGACGAGCACCGCGAGCGCGTCGGCGAGCTGCGCGGGATCCGTCACGCGAAACGGCGCGACCGAGTCGGCAGTGCCCACCTTGATGCCGACATCGCCCTCGGTGAGCACCGCGAGCGCGTCTTCATCGGTGACGTCGTCTCCAGCGAAGAGCACGGCGTCTGGCTGCAGTCGATCGCGCAGCACGCGCACGCCATCGCCCTTGGTCGCGTCGCGAACGGCGAACTCGACGACGTTCTTGCCGTCGCGCACCAAGACGTCGGCATCTGCCTCGAGCGACGCCGCGCGAACCCGACGCTGAAGCTCGGCGGCCGCACTCGATTCGACGACGCGAGTGTGCACCGCGAAGCCCGCGGGCTTGACCTCGACCCAGGCCCCCTCGACTGCGTCGACGAGCGGGTGCAGCGCCTCACGCAGCGCTTCGACCCGCGCGCGATCGCGCTCGTCGACCGGCGCGACCTCATCGCCCGGCGCGATACGCACTTCGAGCCCGTGCGAGCCGATCATGGCTGCCGTGATCTCGCGTGGCACCACGACCTCGAGGCTCGAGAGAGCGCGGCCTGAGACGAAGGCGATCGTCGTGCCGGGCATCCCCTGCAATGCGGCAAGGTGCTCGGTGGCGGCTGGAATCGCGCGCGCGGCATCGGGCACGTCGACCTCGGGGGCGAGGGTTCCGTCGAAGTCGAGCGCGATGAGCAGTCGGTCGACCGCCGCGATGCGCCGCAACGCCTCGCCGAGCGCTGTCTCGAGCTGACCCGTCATCGGGCATCGGAGTGGTGGTTGGCGTGGCGCAGCGTGTCGAGAAAGCTCTGCGACCAGCGGGCGACATCGTTCTCGCGCACCCGTCGGCGCAATGCTCGCATGCGGGTCGTGCGTTCGCGATGAGGCATGCGAACGGCGTGCAGCAGTGCCTCTTTGAGACCGTCGATGTCGTGCGGGTTGACGAGCAGCGCATTCTTGAGCTCGTCGGCGGCGCCCGCGAACTCGCTCAGCACGAGCACGCCGTCTTCATCGTGCCGGCACGCCACGTACTCTTTCGCGACGAGGTTCATGCCGTCGCGCAGCGCGGTCACGAGCATGACGTCTGCCGCGAGGTAGAGCGCCACCATCTCTTCACGCGGATACCCGTGGTGCAGGTACGACACGACGGGGTGGCTGATGGTGGCGTAGGTGCCGTTGAGCCGGCCGACCGTCAGCTCGATCTCATCGCGCAACTGCATGTAGGCCGCCACCCGCTCGCGACTCGGGCTCGCCACTTGCACGAGCACGGTCTGGCCGGCCTGCGTCTCACCGTCGCGCAGCAGCTCGCCGAAGGCCTTCAATCGGTGGCGGATGCCCTTCGTGTAGTCGAGGCGGTCGACGCCGAGCATGATCGTGGCAGGGTTGCCGAGGTCGTCGCGAATCTGCTGAGCCCGCGCCTGAATCTCGGGGCGCCGCGCGATCTCTTCGAAGCTCTCGACATCGATCGAGATCGGAAACGCCTTGGCGATGACACTGCGGTGCCCGCCCTTGTCATCGGGCACGCGAATCTCGGGAGTGCGCGTCGCATAGCCGAAGAGGCGGCGCACGGCCCGCGAGAAGTTGCCGGCATCTGCCACGCGCTGAAAGCCGATGACATCGGCCCCGAGCAGCCCTTCGACGACCTGGCGGCGCCACGGCAGCTGCGCGTAGATGCCGTATGGCGGAAACGGAATGTGGTTGAAGAAGCCGATGGTGAGGTCGGGCCGCTGCTCGCGCAGCATCTTCGGCACGAGCTGCAATTGGTAGTCCTGCACCCACACGGTCGCGCCCGGTGCCGCGATGCGCGCGCTCGCGTCGGCGAAACGCTGGTTGACCTCGACATAGGCGTCCCACCACTCTCGGTGGAAGCTCGGCGGGGCGATGACGTCGTGATAGAGCGGCCAGAGGGTGTCGTTGCTGAAGCCTTCGTAGTAGTGCTCGATCTCGAGCGGGCTCAGCGGCACCGGCACGAGATAGGTGCCGTCTTCGACGAACGGGTCGAGATCGAGGTCTGGCTTGCCCGCCCAGCCGACCCAGGCGCCGTCTGAGGCCTTCATGACGGGCTCGAGCGCCGTGACGAGACCCCCGGGCGACCGCTGCCAGCGTTCGACGCCGTCGAGGCCGACCACTCGATCGACGGGCAGACGGTTCGACACGACGATGAAGTCGTAGCTGCTTCTGCTGGTTCGCGCCGGGCTCGTCATATGGCCCAACGGTATCAAGAGAGTCTCAGAGTCTTCTCAGACGACCGATCTCGGCTTCTCGCGGTTCGACGAATCGTCACGAGGCGTTCATGCTGGGCTCCTCGAGGCGGCGTTCGGCGAGTCGTACTGTGGCACCGTGATCAGCATCGGCATGGGCACAACCAGCGTTCTCCACCGTCGCCTGGCCGACGCCTTCCACCTGGCCGCCG containing:
- a CDS encoding Na+/H+ antiporter subunit A codes for the protein MIAVLAVIGVAAMLLPLLARSMGSRVFWVASLVSLGAFAHTLLQAPAVLAGEIERLPVERVTWIAQLQFTLDMRMDTLSWVLALIVTGIGSLVMFYCASYFRSDEPGLGRFAAVLLAFAGAMYGLVVADDVYLLFVFWEATSVFSYLLVGHYMHRRASRGAALQALITTTLGGLVMLVGLVLLAGQAGSSNLSVILESTPASTLTTVSVYLVLVGALSKSAIVPLHFWLPGAMAAPTPVSAYLHAAAMVKAGIYLLARMAPAFIEVPGWREVLVTLGLATMLLGGWAALKQTDLKLLLAYGTVSQLGFLTVVAGFGTRDTALAALALLLAHALYKGSLFLVVGIIDHKAGTRDLRRLSGLGRRSPVLAIVTAVALASMAGLPPLFGFVAKETVLHGLLAEAMGGGEQQLWGTIALVGVVVGSSITVAYSIRFFWGAFARKTHVDDVTSLETMSKRFVLAPTVLAVTGLALGPLAPMAGTGLMGYPALFDASESEPYALALWHGIGPVLYLSLITIVLGAVMFALREKLTSVQERLATGLSASDAYWETISAVDRLAARTTSLTQRGSLPFYLGVILVVFVSVMTAGLVSGTTWPAELRLWDQPAQLAIGIVMIGSAIAATKAQKRFAALLVVGVTGFGMSALFALHGAPDLAITQILVEVVTLIAFVLVLRRLPARLGDRHGSTHRPLRAVIAIGVGLVFALVALIAAGSRIANPISLDWAELALGQGHGRNIVNVALVDLRGWDTMGELAVVIAAATGVASLLFLRDRGEAPSRMGRAAVKRRITSRLERVREKGALGERRNAWILAGPTLDPRHRSILLEVVVRLTFHAVIVVSLYLLFAGHNLPGGGFAGGLVAGLALVGRYLAGGRYELGAALPLGAGTVLGAGLFVAAGAAVVPLFFGAPPLTSTYWEVDVWLLGEIEFVTSTIFDIGVYLIVIGLVLDVLRSLGAEVDRQGGDEQAPVALSAAARSPRRAGR
- the otsB gene encoding trehalose-phosphatase, which produces MTGQLETALGEALRRIAAVDRLLIALDFDGTLAPEVDVPDAARAIPAATEHLAALQGMPGTTIAFVSGRALSSLEVVVPREITAAMIGSHGLEVRIAPGDEVAPVDERDRARVEALREALHPLVDAVEGAWVEVKPAGFAVHTRVVESSAAAELQRRVRAASLEADADVLVRDGKNVVEFAVRDATKGDGVRVLRDRLQPDAVLFAGDDVTDEDALAVLTEGDVGIKVGTADSVAPFRVTDPAQLADALAVLVEARSQR
- the otsA gene encoding alpha,alpha-trehalose-phosphate synthase (UDP-forming); the encoded protein is MTSPARTSRSSYDFIVVSNRLPVDRVVGLDGVERWQRSPGGLVTALEPVMKASDGAWVGWAGKPDLDLDPFVEDGTYLVPVPLSPLEIEHYYEGFSNDTLWPLYHDVIAPPSFHREWWDAYVEVNQRFADASARIAAPGATVWVQDYQLQLVPKMLREQRPDLTIGFFNHIPFPPYGIYAQLPWRRQVVEGLLGADVIGFQRVADAGNFSRAVRRLFGYATRTPEIRVPDDKGGHRSVIAKAFPISIDVESFEEIARRPEIQARAQQIRDDLGNPATIMLGVDRLDYTKGIRHRLKAFGELLRDGETQAGQTVLVQVASPSRERVAAYMQLRDEIELTVGRLNGTYATISHPVVSYLHHGYPREEMVALYLAADVMLVTALRDGMNLVAKEYVACRHDEDGVLVLSEFAGAADELKNALLVNPHDIDGLKEALLHAVRMPHRERTTRMRALRRRVRENDVARWSQSFLDTLRHANHHSDAR